One segment of Capnocytophaga sp. oral taxon 878 DNA contains the following:
- the pfkA gene encoding 6-phosphofructokinase, whose protein sequence is MSVKKIAVLTSGGDAPGMNAAIRAVVRTCAYHNIGVVGVYRGYQGMIEGDFEEMNARSVRDIINRGGTILKSARSKDFKTPEGRKVAYENLKAAGVDSLIVIGGDGSFTGALLFNKEFGFPVIGIPGTIDNDIYGSDFTLGYDTALNTVIDAIDKIRDTASSHNRLFFIEVMGRDAGHIALNSGIGAGAEEILIPEENIGLEKLLHSLEKSRSTGKTSSLVVVAEGDKIGKNVFELKEYVEHHHPDYDVRVSVLGHMQRGGAPSCFDRVLASRMGVKAVESLLEGKSNYMVGIRNTKMELTPLEKAIKGNSKIDTELLRVAEIMAT, encoded by the coding sequence ATGTCAGTTAAAAAAATAGCAGTATTAACATCAGGAGGAGACGCTCCTGGAATGAATGCAGCCATCCGTGCGGTGGTGCGTACTTGTGCTTACCATAATATAGGAGTGGTAGGAGTGTATCGCGGTTATCAGGGAATGATAGAAGGCGATTTTGAAGAAATGAATGCCCGTAGCGTTCGTGATATTATCAACAGAGGAGGTACCATACTAAAGTCAGCTCGCTCTAAAGATTTTAAAACTCCTGAAGGTCGTAAAGTAGCTTATGAAAATCTCAAAGCAGCAGGAGTTGATTCATTAATAGTTATTGGAGGTGATGGTTCTTTTACTGGAGCACTTCTTTTCAATAAAGAGTTTGGTTTCCCTGTAATAGGAATTCCCGGTACTATTGATAATGATATATATGGAAGTGACTTTACTTTAGGATATGATACAGCTCTTAATACAGTAATTGATGCGATTGATAAAATTAGAGATACAGCAAGTTCTCATAATCGCTTATTTTTTATTGAAGTAATGGGGCGTGATGCAGGCCATATAGCACTAAACTCAGGTATTGGAGCAGGAGCAGAAGAAATTCTTATTCCTGAAGAAAATATAGGACTTGAAAAACTATTACATTCATTAGAAAAAAGCCGTAGTACTGGTAAAACTTCAAGTTTAGTAGTAGTAGCTGAAGGAGATAAAATAGGTAAAAATGTTTTTGAACTAAAAGAATATGTAGAACATCACCATCCTGATTACGATGTACGTGTATCTGTATTAGGACACATGCAACGTGGAGGAGCTCCTTCTTGTTTTGACAGAGTGTTAGCAAGTCGTATGGGCGTAAAAGCAGTAGAATCTCTATTAGAAGGTAAATCAAACTATATGGTAGGGATTAGAAATACTAAAATGGAACTTACACCGCTTGAAAAAGCAATCAAAGGGAACTCTAAAATAGATACTGAACTCCTTCGTGTAGCTGAAATTATGGCTACATAA
- a CDS encoding ABC transporter ATP-binding protein produces MKLKRFIPYILPYKRQALLNVFFNILYSLFSALSFIALIPMLDVLFGTAKPIAEKPIYSGNLVDLGSYSKAYLNYKVGELAGENTIWALGIVIAMVISLFLLKNLFSYFASYFITHLRNGVLRDLRDSLYKKIITQPIAFFSEQRKGDIMSRMVGDVNEVQYSLLSGLETFIREPLTIIFSILVMLGISVKLTIFTFVFIPIAAMVISKIGKSLKKNSVAVQQEQGRFLSLIEETIGGLRVIKAFNAEAIFSKKFGDSSNTFNQLSNKVMNRQNLGSPTSEFLGILMIAILLWFGGSLVLVDKTLEGTQFIAFMGLAYNILTPAKAISKASYDMRKGNAAAERILEILDYENPIKERENPVVMANFNQEITLNNITFAYEEQPVLTDFTLSIPKGKTVALVGQSGSGKSTIANLITRFYDVNKGEVCIDGVNVRDMQTASLRKLIGVVSQDSILFNDTIKNNLLIGKPDATAEELIAAAKIANAYEFIKDLPNGFDTNIGDAGSKLSGGQKQRLSIARAVLKNPPIMVLDEATSALDTESERLVQSALENMMKNRTSVVIAHRLSTIQNADLIVVMQKGRIIEQGTHTELIQQQGMYKRLVEMQSFEKQ; encoded by the coding sequence ATGAAACTCAAAAGGTTTATTCCTTATATATTGCCTTATAAGCGACAGGCGCTGCTGAATGTTTTTTTTAATATTCTGTATTCACTATTCAGCGCTCTATCGTTTATAGCACTTATACCTATGCTTGATGTGCTTTTTGGTACTGCTAAGCCCATTGCTGAAAAGCCTATTTATTCGGGTAATTTGGTAGATTTGGGTAGCTACAGTAAAGCTTATTTAAACTACAAAGTAGGAGAGTTGGCAGGTGAAAATACAATTTGGGCATTGGGAATAGTGATAGCTATGGTTATTTCACTTTTTTTGCTGAAGAACTTATTTAGCTACTTTGCCTCTTATTTTATTACTCATTTGCGAAATGGTGTACTGCGTGATTTGCGTGATAGTTTATATAAAAAGATTATAACTCAGCCTATAGCTTTTTTTTCTGAACAGCGCAAAGGGGACATAATGTCGCGTATGGTAGGTGATGTGAATGAAGTGCAATACTCCCTACTTTCGGGATTGGAGACTTTTATTCGTGAGCCTCTTACTATTATTTTCTCTATTTTGGTGATGTTGGGTATTAGTGTGAAGCTTACTATCTTTACCTTTGTTTTTATTCCTATTGCGGCAATGGTAATTTCTAAAATAGGTAAATCACTTAAAAAGAATTCGGTAGCAGTACAGCAAGAGCAAGGGCGCTTTCTGTCGCTTATTGAGGAGACTATTGGAGGTTTGCGTGTAATAAAAGCTTTTAATGCTGAGGCTATTTTTTCTAAAAAGTTTGGAGATTCTAGCAATACCTTTAATCAGCTTAGTAATAAGGTGATGAATAGACAAAACTTGGGCTCGCCTACTAGTGAGTTTCTTGGTATCTTGATGATTGCTATTCTTCTTTGGTTTGGTGGCTCATTGGTGTTGGTTGATAAAACTTTGGAAGGTACTCAATTTATTGCTTTTATGGGCTTGGCATACAATATTCTTACTCCTGCTAAAGCAATAAGCAAGGCTTCATACGATATGCGCAAAGGGAATGCTGCTGCTGAGCGTATTTTGGAGATATTGGATTACGAGAATCCTATTAAAGAGAGAGAAAATCCTGTAGTGATGGCTAATTTCAACCAAGAAATTACGCTTAATAATATTACTTTTGCTTATGAGGAACAGCCTGTACTTACGGATTTTACCCTTAGTATTCCTAAAGGCAAAACGGTGGCTTTGGTAGGGCAGTCGGGGAGTGGTAAGAGTACTATTGCAAATCTTATCACACGCTTTTATGATGTGAATAAGGGAGAGGTGTGTATTGATGGTGTGAATGTGCGTGATATGCAAACAGCTTCGCTGCGTAAACTTATAGGGGTTGTATCACAAGATTCTATTCTGTTTAACGATACTATTAAAAATAACTTGCTTATAGGTAAACCTGATGCTACTGCTGAAGAGCTGATAGCAGCTGCTAAGATTGCTAATGCTTATGAGTTTATTAAGGATCTTCCTAATGGTTTTGATACTAATATAGGAGATGCAGGAAGCAAGCTTAGTGGTGGACAAAAACAGCGCTTGAGTATAGCTCGTGCAGTGCTAAAAAATCCTCCTATAATGGTGCTGGATGAGGCTACTTCGGCTCTTGATACTGAAAGTGAAAGGTTGGTACAGAGTGCTTTGGAGAATATGATGAAGAATCGTACTTCGGTAGTTATTGCTCACCGCTTATCGACTATACAAAATGCTGACTTGATAGTTGTAATGCAAAAAGGACGTATTATAGAACAAGGTACTCATACTGAGCTTATTCAACAACAAGGTATGTATAAACGATTGGTTGAAATGCAGTCTTTCGAAAAACAATAA
- a CDS encoding N-acetylglucosamine kinase produces the protein MILIVDSGATKADWTALNSKGEKVFFTQTLGLNPEVLTEEILVERITTNYQLFENRNSVAEIYFYGAGCGTDRIRYFVERSLATIFKNAKIQVKEDTYAAVFATTKPSDKAIVCILGTGANCSYWDGEELYQAVDSLGYILMDESSGNFYGKRLLIDYFFKKMPADLVQKFENQYELSSDVIKNHLYKMPNPNSYLATFAKFVVENKNHEYCRDMVKKGMQLFVDHWISQYEARYEVPINFVGSIAFFLQDILEEVLAENNLKLGTVLRKPIDGLVAFHINKFF, from the coding sequence ATGATTTTAATTGTTGATAGTGGCGCTACTAAAGCCGACTGGACAGCTTTAAATAGTAAGGGTGAAAAAGTATTCTTCACCCAAACTTTAGGATTAAATCCTGAAGTACTTACAGAAGAAATTCTTGTAGAACGTATCACTACAAATTACCAACTTTTTGAAAATAGAAATAGTGTAGCTGAAATTTATTTCTATGGAGCTGGTTGTGGTACTGATCGTATCCGTTATTTTGTAGAACGCAGCTTGGCAACTATCTTTAAAAATGCTAAAATACAAGTAAAAGAAGATACTTATGCTGCTGTATTTGCAACAACTAAACCTAGCGATAAGGCTATTGTTTGTATTTTAGGTACAGGAGCTAACTGCTCATATTGGGATGGTGAGGAATTATACCAAGCAGTAGATTCATTAGGTTATATATTAATGGATGAGTCTAGTGGTAACTTCTATGGTAAACGTTTGCTTATTGATTATTTCTTTAAGAAAATGCCAGCAGACCTTGTGCAGAAGTTTGAAAATCAATATGAATTGAGCTCAGATGTGATTAAAAACCACTTATACAAAATGCCTAATCCTAATAGTTATTTGGCTACTTTTGCTAAATTCGTGGTAGAAAATAAAAATCATGAGTACTGCCGTGATATGGTGAAAAAAGGAATGCAATTATTTGTTGACCATTGGATTTCACAATATGAAGCTCGCTATGAAGTGCCTATCAATTTTGTGGGTAGTATAGCTTTCTTCCTTCAAGATATTTTGGAAGAAGTATTAGCTGAAAACAACCTCAAATTGGGTACTGTACTTAGAAAACCAATTGATGGTTTAGTAGCTTTCCATATAAATAAATTCTTCTAA
- the bioD gene encoding dethiobiotin synthase, with product MKDTYFVVGISTEVGKTITSAILTEAFRADYWKPIQSGDLENSDTDKIKRLISNTRTVFHPNSYGLHTPASPHLSAQLDNVRIELNKIVRPKTDNTLIIEAAGGLYVPLNEDDMVLDLIRPTDKVVLVSRHYLGSINHTLLTYETLKNRGLQVHSIVFSGVPTPSTEEVILHHTGLPVLLHIDEEPYFDKNVILEYASKVNKL from the coding sequence ATGAAAGATACTTATTTTGTGGTAGGTATTTCTACCGAAGTTGGTAAAACCATTACCTCAGCGATTCTTACTGAGGCATTTCGGGCTGATTATTGGAAACCAATACAGTCTGGCGACTTGGAAAACTCTGATACTGATAAAATAAAACGCCTTATTAGTAATACGCGCACGGTGTTTCATCCTAATAGCTATGGACTGCATACTCCTGCCAGTCCGCATTTATCGGCACAGTTAGACAATGTGCGGATTGAATTGAATAAGATTGTACGGCCAAAAACTGATAATACTTTAATTATTGAAGCGGCAGGAGGTTTGTATGTTCCTTTGAATGAGGATGATATGGTGCTTGATCTTATTCGGCCAACAGATAAGGTTGTGCTAGTGTCACGTCATTACTTGGGTAGTATTAATCATACTTTGCTAACCTACGAAACACTTAAAAACAGAGGTTTGCAGGTGCATAGTATTGTTTTTAGTGGAGTGCCAACTCCTTCGACCGAAGAGGTGATATTGCACCATACGGGGTTGCCTGTGCTACTACATATTGATGAGGAACCTTATTTTGACAAAAATGTTATATTAGAATATGCTTCTAAAGTGAATAAATTGTAA
- a CDS encoding AMP-binding protein: protein MNEIDYKFVHKDFRINGFPIDRERLVVLAVAYVKDGLPYRKSVGRFLLDWLDDRDYIEATTSGSTGIPKQIKLKKQSMVNSALATGEYLGLSPKNRALLCLPTDFIAGKMMLIRAIVLGLHIDIIRPSSMPLSLTSKDYDFCAMIPLQAAKSLTDLPRVKKVILGGASIDGELEAKLQNVSTEVYSSYGMTETISHIAMRRVNHTEEPETSYKAMPNVAFSQDDRHCLVIEAPLIAEHPVVTNDMVNLISRTEFEWLGRFDNIINSGGFKVFPESVERKIKKYIKGDYFITKEADDELGQRAVLYVQGTEEDYPTLAHDIYMDKDMLKYEVPREIYFVPEFVYTDNQKVKRDDTVKKYKQ from the coding sequence ATGAATGAAATAGACTACAAATTTGTCCATAAAGATTTTAGAATTAACGGCTTTCCTATCGATAGAGAGCGCCTTGTTGTATTGGCTGTTGCTTATGTAAAAGACGGATTACCTTATCGAAAATCGGTAGGTCGTTTTTTGTTAGATTGGTTAGATGACCGTGATTATATAGAGGCTACTACCTCTGGCTCGACAGGAATTCCTAAGCAGATTAAGCTTAAAAAACAAAGTATGGTTAATTCTGCCTTGGCAACAGGAGAATATCTTGGCTTATCACCTAAAAACCGTGCTCTTCTTTGCTTGCCAACTGATTTTATTGCTGGTAAGATGATGCTTATTCGTGCAATAGTACTTGGTTTGCATATTGATATTATTCGTCCTTCATCAATGCCACTATCACTTACTAGTAAAGACTATGATTTTTGTGCAATGATTCCATTGCAAGCAGCGAAATCACTAACTGATTTACCTCGTGTGAAGAAGGTTATTTTAGGTGGAGCTTCTATTGATGGTGAATTGGAAGCTAAACTTCAAAATGTATCTACAGAAGTATATTCTTCTTATGGAATGACTGAGACTATCTCACATATTGCTATGCGCCGTGTAAATCATACAGAAGAGCCTGAAACTAGTTATAAAGCAATGCCTAATGTGGCTTTTTCGCAAGATGATCGTCATTGTTTGGTAATTGAAGCTCCTCTTATTGCTGAGCATCCTGTGGTTACTAATGATATGGTAAACCTTATCTCACGAACTGAGTTTGAATGGCTTGGTAGGTTTGATAATATCATTAACTCTGGTGGATTTAAGGTATTTCCTGAAAGTGTAGAGCGCAAAATTAAAAAATATATTAAGGGAGATTACTTTATTACTAAAGAAGCTGATGATGAGTTAGGACAACGTGCTGTACTTTATGTGCAAGGTACAGAAGAAGATTATCCTACACTTGCTCATGATATTTATATGGATAAAGATATGCTTAAATACGAGGTGCCACGAGAAATTTACTTTGTTCCTGAATTTGTATATACTGACAATCAGAAAGTAAAGCGTGACGATACTGTAAAGAAATATAAACAATAA
- the gap gene encoding type I glyceraldehyde-3-phosphate dehydrogenase, giving the protein MSVKIGINGFGRIGRLVFRAAYERADVEIVGINDLLDVDYIAYLLKYDSVHGTFKGDVKVENGHLVVDGKVVRITAEKDPNNLKWNEVHADVVAECTGIFTTLEKAQAHINAGAKKVVISAPSADAPMFVMGVNHKSVKATDNIVSNASCTTNCLAPIAKVLHDNFGIEEALMTTVHATTATQLTVDGPSRKDWRGGRSALCNIIPSTTGAAKAVGKVIPELNGKLTGMAFRVPTADVSVVDLTFRTKKATTLDEINAAMKKASEGELKGILGYTEDLVVSQDFVGCKNTSIFDAKAGIGLSANFFKVVSWYDNETGYSNKLVDLAQHVAKL; this is encoded by the coding sequence ATGTCAGTAAAAATTGGAATTAACGGTTTCGGACGTATTGGACGTTTGGTATTCCGTGCTGCTTATGAAAGAGCCGACGTTGAAATCGTTGGGATTAATGACCTTTTGGATGTAGATTACATCGCTTACCTTTTAAAATACGATTCAGTTCACGGTACTTTTAAAGGAGACGTGAAAGTAGAAAATGGACACCTTGTAGTTGATGGTAAAGTAGTACGTATCACAGCTGAAAAAGATCCTAACAATCTTAAATGGAATGAAGTACATGCAGATGTAGTAGCTGAATGTACTGGTATTTTTACTACTTTAGAAAAAGCTCAAGCACATATTAACGCTGGTGCTAAAAAAGTAGTAATCTCAGCTCCTTCAGCAGATGCTCCTATGTTTGTAATGGGTGTAAATCATAAATCAGTAAAAGCTACAGATAATATTGTATCTAATGCTTCTTGTACAACAAACTGTTTGGCTCCTATAGCTAAAGTATTACATGATAACTTTGGTATTGAAGAAGCTTTGATGACTACTGTTCACGCTACTACTGCTACTCAATTAACAGTAGATGGTCCTTCTAGAAAAGACTGGAGAGGTGGTCGTTCTGCACTTTGCAACATCATTCCTTCTACTACAGGTGCTGCTAAAGCTGTAGGAAAAGTAATTCCTGAACTAAATGGAAAACTTACAGGTATGGCTTTCCGTGTGCCTACTGCTGATGTTTCAGTAGTTGACTTAACTTTCCGTACTAAAAAAGCAACTACTCTTGATGAAATTAATGCAGCTATGAAAAAAGCTTCAGAAGGTGAATTAAAAGGTATTCTTGGATATACTGAAGATCTTGTAGTATCTCAAGATTTTGTAGGTTGTAAAAATACTTCAATCTTTGATGCTAAAGCAGGTATTGGTTTAAGTGCTAACTTCTTTAAAGTGGTTTCTTGGTACGATAACGAAACTGGTTATTCTAACAAATTAGTTGATTTAGCACAACATGTAGCTAAATTATAA
- a CDS encoding Lrp/AsnC family transcriptional regulator, with amino-acid sequence MYMLDQTDFLLLDELQRDSKQSIKKLAEKVKLSITPVHERVKRLETLGVIQRYTAIVTPKALGKKLIAYCQVKLLRHNGELFDEFERYISTLDEVLEASYMAGPYDFLLKLVLNDMEEYQNFVVHKISKLEIISNIQSSFVIQEIKNTSIIKCLPDDNKKLL; translated from the coding sequence ATGTATATGTTAGATCAAACAGATTTTTTGTTGTTAGACGAGCTACAGCGAGATAGCAAGCAATCAATCAAAAAATTAGCAGAGAAAGTTAAACTTTCTATCACTCCGGTACACGAACGGGTGAAACGATTGGAAACCTTAGGCGTTATCCAGCGTTATACTGCCATCGTAACCCCAAAAGCTTTAGGAAAAAAACTGATAGCTTATTGCCAAGTAAAATTACTTAGACATAATGGTGAGTTATTTGATGAGTTTGAAAGATATATCAGTACGCTCGATGAAGTGTTAGAAGCCTCATATATGGCTGGCCCATACGATTTCCTTTTGAAATTAGTACTAAATGATATGGAAGAGTATCAGAATTTCGTAGTACATAAAATTTCAAAATTAGAAATCATCTCTAACATACAAAGCTCATTTGTTATACAAGAAATTAAAAATACATCTATCATTAAATGTCTGCCAGACGACAATAAAAAACTATTATAA
- a CDS encoding deoxynucleoside kinase: protein MHIAIAGNIGAGKTTLTALLAKHYQWEAHFEDVVDNPYLDDFYHQMERWSFNLQIYFLNSRFRQILDFREKGNDIIQDRTIYEDAHIFAPNLHEMGLMSSRDFNNYQSLFALMERLISPPDLLIYLKSTVPNLVNQIQKRGRDYENSISIDYLNRLNQRYEQWIKEYNKGKLLIIEVDNINFVDNPEDLGDIINKIDSLLYGLF, encoded by the coding sequence ATGCACATAGCTATAGCAGGAAATATAGGTGCGGGCAAAACTACTCTTACAGCACTATTAGCTAAACATTATCAATGGGAAGCTCATTTTGAAGATGTGGTCGATAATCCATATTTAGACGATTTTTACCACCAAATGGAGCGCTGGAGTTTTAACCTACAAATTTACTTTTTAAATAGTAGATTTAGACAAATATTAGACTTCAGAGAAAAAGGAAATGATATTATTCAAGACCGTACCATTTATGAAGATGCTCATATTTTTGCCCCCAACCTACATGAAATGGGATTAATGAGCTCTCGTGATTTTAATAATTACCAATCACTTTTCGCCCTTATGGAGCGACTTATATCTCCTCCCGACTTACTCATCTACTTAAAGAGCACTGTACCCAATTTAGTAAACCAAATACAAAAGCGTGGTCGTGATTATGAAAACTCTATTTCTATTGACTATCTTAACCGACTAAACCAACGCTATGAACAATGGATAAAAGAATACAATAAAGGAAAATTACTTATTATAGAAGTAGATAACATCAACTTTGTAGATAACCCTGAAGATTTAGGCGATATTATCAACAAGATAGATAGTTTGCTTTATGGCTTATTTTAA
- a CDS encoding pyridoxal phosphate-dependent aminotransferase, whose protein sequence is MPKISHRAEILPLSPIRKLTPYAEKAVKEGKTIYHLNIGQPDIKTPEIAVQAVKDFTPEVLEYTKSQGVDSLREKVVGYYAKHDISIDKDDLIITCGGSEALIYVVATVANADDEIIIPEPYYANYISFSEAFDAVCVPITSSFDNNFALPPIEEFEKKITSKTKAFLICNPGNPTGYLYSKEEILQLAAIAKKHDLFLIFDEVYREFVYDGASHYSIMQVQGIEQNAIMIDSVSKRFSMCGARIGWVVSKNKQVLKSVLKFAQARLSPPTYSQIAAERAFDVPETYFTEVIDEYTKRRKVLIEELQKVEGVRVSMPKGAFYCIAELPVKNAEDFCIWLLDKYALNNETVMLAPAEGFYATKGLGYNQVRIAYVLKEEKIVRAISILREALKQYNKN, encoded by the coding sequence ATGCCTAAGATATCACATAGAGCTGAAATATTACCTTTATCACCTATTAGAAAACTGACCCCTTATGCTGAAAAAGCGGTTAAGGAAGGTAAAACTATTTATCATTTAAATATAGGTCAACCTGATATAAAAACTCCTGAAATAGCTGTTCAAGCAGTGAAGGATTTTACTCCTGAAGTATTGGAATATACCAAAAGTCAAGGCGTTGATTCATTGCGTGAAAAAGTAGTGGGATACTATGCTAAACATGATATTAGTATAGATAAAGATGACCTTATCATTACTTGTGGAGGTTCAGAAGCTCTTATCTATGTAGTTGCAACTGTAGCCAATGCGGATGATGAAATTATTATTCCAGAGCCTTATTATGCTAATTATATTAGTTTTTCAGAAGCTTTTGATGCTGTTTGTGTGCCTATTACCTCTTCTTTTGATAATAATTTTGCACTACCACCTATTGAAGAATTTGAAAAAAAAATTACTTCAAAAACTAAGGCTTTTCTAATTTGTAATCCTGGTAATCCAACAGGCTACTTATACTCTAAAGAAGAAATTTTACAGTTAGCAGCTATTGCTAAAAAGCACGACTTGTTTTTGATTTTTGATGAGGTGTATCGTGAGTTTGTATATGATGGAGCCTCTCATTATTCTATTATGCAGGTACAAGGTATTGAACAAAATGCTATAATGATAGATTCAGTTTCAAAACGTTTTAGTATGTGTGGAGCTCGTATAGGTTGGGTAGTATCTAAGAATAAGCAGGTACTAAAGTCAGTCTTAAAGTTTGCTCAAGCTCGCCTTTCACCTCCTACTTACTCACAAATAGCTGCAGAACGTGCTTTTGATGTGCCTGAAACATACTTTACTGAAGTAATTGATGAATATACTAAACGTAGAAAAGTACTAATAGAAGAATTGCAAAAGGTAGAAGGTGTACGTGTGTCAATGCCTAAAGGAGCGTTTTATTGCATAGCTGAATTACCTGTCAAAAATGCTGAAGATTTTTGTATCTGGTTGTTGGATAAATACGCTTTAAATAATGAAACTGTAATGTTAGCGCCTGCAGAAGGTTTTTATGCTACAAAGGGGTTAGGTTATAATCAAGTGCGTATTGCTTATGTGCTTAAAGAAGAAAAAATAGTAAGGGCTATTAGTATCTTGAGAGAGGCTCTTAAACAATACAATAAGAACTGA
- the pepT gene encoding peptidase T, which translates to MKNLVDRFIKYIKIDSQSNPESETTPSTKKQWNMANLLVEELKAIGLQEVTIDENAYVMATLPSNVDYPVPTIGFISHFDTSPDFSGENVNPQFIENYDGGDIVLNKEQNIVLSPSYFEDLLLYKGNTIITTDGTTLLGADDKAGIAEIVTAMEYLVQHPEIKHGKIRVGFTPDEEIGRGAHKFDVKKFAADWAYTMDGGQIGELEYESFNAAGAKIHFKGKSVHPGTAKNKMVNSMLVATQFINALPADEIPARTEGREGFYHITDISGDVENTVVQLIIRDHDRDVFNKRKAIVQQIVDDLNKQMPNVAVAEIKDQYYNMGEKIKPVMHIVEVAERAMKELGITPITKPIRGGTDGSQLSFMGLPCPNIFAGGHNFHGKYEFVPVENLEKATEVIVRIAELVAQK; encoded by the coding sequence ATGAAAAATTTAGTAGACCGTTTTATTAAGTACATAAAAATAGACTCTCAATCTAATCCTGAGAGCGAAACAACACCCAGCACAAAAAAACAATGGAATATGGCAAACCTGTTGGTAGAAGAATTGAAAGCTATTGGTTTGCAAGAAGTAACTATAGATGAGAATGCCTATGTAATGGCCACGTTGCCATCAAATGTAGATTACCCAGTGCCTACTATTGGTTTTATTTCTCACTTTGATACCTCTCCTGACTTCTCTGGTGAAAACGTAAATCCACAATTTATAGAAAATTATGATGGGGGGGATATAGTCCTCAACAAAGAACAAAATATCGTATTATCACCTTCTTACTTTGAGGATTTGTTACTCTACAAAGGCAATACCATTATTACAACTGATGGAACTACCCTTTTGGGTGCTGATGATAAGGCAGGTATAGCTGAAATTGTAACAGCTATGGAATACCTCGTACAACATCCTGAAATTAAACATGGAAAAATTAGAGTAGGCTTTACCCCAGATGAGGAAATAGGTCGTGGAGCTCATAAATTCGATGTGAAAAAATTCGCAGCAGATTGGGCTTATACAATGGATGGTGGACAAATAGGAGAACTTGAATATGAGAGTTTTAACGCAGCTGGTGCTAAAATTCACTTCAAAGGAAAAAGCGTACACCCTGGTACTGCTAAAAATAAAATGGTGAACTCAATGCTCGTGGCTACTCAGTTTATCAATGCTCTCCCAGCCGATGAAATTCCAGCACGTACCGAAGGTCGCGAAGGATTCTATCATATTACTGATATTTCTGGAGATGTAGAAAATACGGTAGTACAGCTTATTATTCGCGATCACGACCGAGATGTCTTTAACAAACGCAAGGCCATAGTACAACAAATTGTAGATGATCTAAACAAGCAAATGCCTAATGTGGCAGTAGCTGAAATAAAGGACCAATACTACAATATGGGTGAAAAAATTAAACCTGTAATGCACATTGTAGAAGTAGCTGAACGTGCGATGAAAGAATTGGGTATTACACCTATTACCAAACCTATCCGTGGCGGTACAGATGGCTCTCAGCTTAGCTTTATGGGCTTACCTTGTCCTAATATATTTGCTGGTGGACATAATTTCCATGGTAAATATGAGTTTGTCCCAGTAGAAAATCTAGAAAAAGCTACTGAGGTAATTGTAAGAATAGCAGAATTGGTAGCCCAAAAATAA
- the lptB gene encoding LPS export ABC transporter ATP-binding protein, with the protein MKLVVNDIIKIYKGRKVVKGVSLEVNQGEIVGLLGPNGAGKTTSFYMIVGLIKPNGGTIFLDNTNITQYPMYKRAQSGIGYLAQEASVFRKLSIEDNIKSVLQLTKLSKAEQQRKTDELIDEFSLGHIRKNRGDLLSGGERRRTEIARALATSPNFILLDEPFAGVDPIAVEDIQRIVAQLKNKNIGILITDHNVQETLAITDRTYLMFEGGILKSGVPEDLAADEMVRKVYLGRNFELRRKKILTDKE; encoded by the coding sequence ATGAAGTTAGTAGTAAACGATATTATTAAAATATACAAAGGAAGAAAAGTAGTAAAAGGAGTTTCTCTTGAAGTAAATCAAGGTGAAATAGTAGGTTTATTAGGGCCTAATGGGGCTGGCAAAACTACTTCCTTTTATATGATTGTTGGGTTGATTAAACCCAATGGTGGTACTATATTTTTAGATAATACTAATATCACCCAATATCCTATGTATAAACGTGCTCAAAGTGGTATAGGTTATTTAGCCCAAGAAGCATCTGTATTTAGGAAATTAAGTATTGAAGATAATATCAAGAGTGTATTACAACTTACAAAACTTTCTAAAGCAGAACAACAACGAAAAACTGATGAACTAATAGATGAGTTTAGCTTGGGACATATCCGTAAAAATCGTGGCGACCTACTCTCAGGGGGAGAACGTCGCCGTACCGAAATTGCCCGTGCTTTGGCTACTAGTCCAAATTTCATATTGCTCGACGAACCTTTTGCTGGAGTAGACCCTATTGCGGTGGAAGATATCCAACGCATTGTAGCACAGCTCAAAAATAAAAATATAGGTATCCTTATCACCGACCATAATGTGCAGGAAACTCTTGCGATTACCGATCGCACTTACTTGATGTTTGAAGGAGGCATCCTTAAATCAGGAGTACCTGAAGATTTGGCTGCCGATGAGATGGTAAGAAAAGTATACCTTGGAAGAAACTTCGAGTTGAGACGTAAGAAAATATTAACCGATAAAGAATGA